The Alphaproteobacteria bacterium genome has a segment encoding these proteins:
- a CDS encoding rod-binding protein: MSSFNLAPSLMKTTAAKPLPDGAIDSLKSRISHGSGTHKHERIKKASQDFEATFLAEMLNHMFDGIDVDPTFGGGKGEETFRSLLVDEYGKIITKAGGIGVADAVAKEFIKHQEVIPHEQSTQESH, translated from the coding sequence ATGAGTAGCTTTAACCTTGCCCCATCGTTGATGAAAACAACAGCCGCAAAACCTTTGCCCGATGGTGCGATTGATTCGTTAAAATCAAGAATATCCCATGGTAGTGGCACTCATAAGCATGAGAGAATTAAAAAAGCATCTCAGGATTTTGAAGCCACTTTTTTAGCTGAAATGTTAAATCACATGTTTGATGGCATTGATGTTGACCCAACATTTGGGGGAGGCAAGGGAGAAGAAACCTTCCGCTCCTTACTTGTAGACGAATATGGAAAAATTATTACTAAAGCCGGTGGTATCGGTGTTGCCGATGCCGTTGCCAAAGAATTTATAAAACATCAGGAGGTGATTCCCCATGAGCAAAGCACACAAGAAAGTCATTAA
- a CDS encoding flagellar assembly protein FliX: MRVQHSTLTSKASDLKRRGGVGKGDFSKELSAQMSTSDAEESSAASPAHYINPLLALQEIAPDERGAKREAVDHGQQLLEKLEAVRLALLNGHLTLGQIKELQALLNRTHLAFQDPELESIIADIELRAAVEVAKFEQRRQEKP; encoded by the coding sequence ATGCGTGTACAACATTCAACCTTAACATCGAAAGCATCTGATTTAAAACGCCGAGGTGGCGTTGGCAAGGGAGATTTCAGTAAGGAATTATCTGCACAGATGTCGACCAGTGACGCAGAAGAATCTTCTGCTGCTTCACCTGCCCATTATATTAACCCGCTGCTTGCCCTCCAGGAAATCGCTCCTGATGAACGAGGCGCAAAACGTGAGGCGGTAGATCATGGGCAACAATTACTCGAAAAACTTGAGGCGGTAAGATTGGCGTTGCTCAACGGCCATTTAACCTTAGGCCAGATTAAAGAACTCCAGGCTCTACTAAACCGTACACACCTCGCCTTTCAGGATCCCGAACTCGAATCCATTATTGCTGATATTGAACTTAGGGCCGCGGTAGAAGTGGCCAAATTTGAGCAGCGGCGACAAGAGAAGCCATAG
- a CDS encoding nucleotidyltransferase domain-containing protein, producing MRLTEKEIKAICEAFREHFAPGDKLYLFGSRVDDSKRGGDIDLFIQTHETDYDITFQNKIRFTVDLKIRIGDQKIDVVIQSPGRNLPIYDEALKTGIVLYE from the coding sequence ATGCGTTTAACAGAAAAAGAAATCAAGGCAATTTGTGAGGCCTTCCGTGAGCATTTTGCTCCTGGGGATAAATTATATTTATTTGGTTCACGTGTGGATGATAGCAAGCGCGGTGGTGATATTGATTTATTTATTCAAACACACGAAACTGATTATGACATTACATTTCAAAACAAAATTCGATTCACGGTTGACTTAAAAATACGCATCGGCGATCAGAAAATTGATGTTGTCATCCAGTCACCAGGGCGCAACTTACCTATTTATGATGAAGCATTAAAAACGGGAATAGTGTTATATGAATAA
- a CDS encoding STAS domain-containing protein yields the protein MTARQNQFPLATAMRESFKKGYGFKKLRKDCLAGLVVSLVALPLAMALSIAVGLPPQHGLYTAIVAGFVAALLGGSMNNVSGPTAAFVVIVAPIVAEHGLHGLVWCQIMAGLMLLIMGFMGLGRYIHYVPYSVTTGFTAGIAIVIATLGLNDFLGLGLKTLQGDYLDKAFMIISHLPDFNPYELTVGCLSLIFMMLTNRLVPKLPAPIFGIILGTALAYALESMGHPVATIASRFTFTDVTGIHHGISNAPPLFYSPTLEGGHLLSLPFFDEWKILLMPALVVALLSALESLLTGTVADQMAGTRLNPNSELNGIGVANILTAFVGGIPATGAIARTVTGINAGAQSPIAAIIHAVLMLTYVICLAPLINHVPMAALSALLMVTAYRMSHIKEIINAFKQHRDSDLIVLLTCLLLTVFVDMVAGVVVGFLMASLLFMRRIANITTVELEQGICEDEEGETIQLPQHVMLFKIDGPLFFGTVEKAFDRYQFIHDHIKTVIIDLERVPLIDLTGIVSLKSMLKKMIGDGKKVIICGNSTLTENMMKKVITPEMASHIRVAETVEDALI from the coding sequence ATGACAGCCAGACAAAACCAATTTCCTCTTGCTACGGCCATGCGTGAGTCGTTTAAGAAGGGATATGGTTTTAAGAAGCTGCGTAAGGATTGTTTAGCAGGCCTGGTTGTGTCATTAGTGGCCTTGCCTTTGGCAATGGCACTCTCTATAGCTGTGGGACTTCCGCCGCAACATGGGTTATATACAGCGATCGTAGCTGGGTTTGTTGCGGCTCTTCTAGGCGGTTCGATGAATAATGTCAGTGGCCCCACAGCCGCCTTCGTGGTCATCGTTGCACCCATCGTGGCTGAACATGGATTGCATGGTTTGGTGTGGTGTCAGATCATGGCAGGACTTATGTTGCTGATTATGGGATTTATGGGGCTTGGCCGCTATATCCATTATGTTCCTTATTCAGTGACTACTGGCTTTACTGCCGGTATTGCCATTGTGATTGCCACATTGGGACTCAATGATTTTTTAGGGTTGGGACTTAAAACACTTCAGGGTGACTATCTGGATAAGGCCTTCATGATTATAAGCCATCTACCTGATTTTAACCCCTACGAATTAACGGTAGGTTGTTTGTCATTAATCTTTATGATGCTGACGAATCGTTTGGTTCCTAAATTACCTGCGCCTATTTTCGGCATTATATTGGGGACTGCTTTAGCCTATGCGCTTGAAAGCATGGGACACCCAGTAGCAACGATTGCTAGCCGGTTTACGTTTACTGATGTAACTGGGATTCATCATGGAATTTCTAACGCACCACCATTATTTTATTCACCCACGCTAGAAGGCGGTCATTTGTTGAGTTTACCTTTTTTTGATGAGTGGAAAATTTTATTAATGCCAGCGCTCGTTGTGGCGCTACTTTCTGCGCTAGAGTCATTACTTACGGGTACGGTAGCAGACCAGATGGCTGGTACGAGGTTAAATCCTAACAGTGAACTTAACGGTATCGGGGTTGCTAATATCCTGACGGCATTTGTCGGTGGGATTCCTGCAACGGGTGCCATTGCAAGAACAGTAACAGGTATTAATGCTGGTGCACAGTCCCCTATTGCGGCGATCATCCATGCCGTGCTAATGTTGACCTATGTCATTTGCTTGGCCCCACTTATCAATCATGTGCCGATGGCAGCACTTTCGGCTTTATTGATGGTGACTGCTTATCGTATGTCGCATATTAAAGAAATTATCAATGCTTTCAAGCAGCACCGCGACAGCGATTTAATCGTGTTGCTGACATGCTTATTGCTGACGGTTTTTGTTGACATGGTAGCAGGGGTAGTCGTTGGATTTTTAATGGCGTCCCTGTTATTTATGAGGCGTATTGCCAATATCACAACGGTTGAACTTGAACAAGGGATATGTGAGGACGAGGAAGGTGAAACGATTCAGTTGCCGCAGCATGTGATGTTATTTAAGATAGACGGGCCGTTGTTTTTTGGAACAGTCGAGAAAGCATTTGACCGCTACCAGTTTATTCATGACCATATTAAAACGGTGATTATTGATTTAGAGCGTGTTCCTTTAATTGATTTGACGGGGATTGTTTCGTTAAAGTCGATGCTTAAAAAAATGATTGGCGATGGTAAAAAGGTTATTATTTGTGGGAATTCTACCTTAACTGAAAATATGATGAAAAAAGTCATCACCCCAGAGATGGCTAGTCATATCCGTGTAGCAGAAACGGTGGAAGATGCGTTGATTTAG
- a CDS encoding GNAT family N-acetyltransferase — MKFKIIKYNTPEYAEAVELREEILRKPLGIGFSDEEIAAEKDWVHIAAYQDGKLCATAALFPESSRLAKICRVAVLAKLQGQGVGTEIMRYAESYAAKQGFKEIYLHARDTSMPFYLKNQYLDEGDWFDEDTVPHKKLRKILGSPEGVCASSGKPYA, encoded by the coding sequence ATGAAATTCAAAATAATAAAATACAATACGCCCGAATATGCCGAAGCAGTTGAACTGCGCGAAGAAATTCTCCGTAAACCCCTTGGTATTGGCTTTTCGGACGAAGAAATTGCTGCTGAAAAGGACTGGGTACACATTGCCGCTTACCAGGACGGCAAATTATGCGCTACAGCCGCACTCTTTCCTGAAAGCAGTAGATTAGCGAAAATATGCCGCGTGGCAGTTCTTGCCAAATTACAGGGACAGGGTGTCGGCACGGAAATCATGCGTTATGCGGAGAGCTATGCGGCAAAGCAGGGTTTTAAGGAAATCTACCTTCATGCACGGGATACTTCCATGCCGTTTTACCTTAAAAACCAATACCTCGATGAAGGCGATTGGTTCGATGAGGATACTGTACCGCATAAGAAACTTAGAAAAATATTAGGCTCTCCTGAAGGAGTCTGTGCTTCATCTGGTAAGCCTTATGCCTAA
- a CDS encoding class D beta-lactamase — translation MPNTHVYAATLHDEEIAKGFRGRQACFLLYNLTKDRYEVTYGGAVCDMQISPASTFKIPNSLIGLDSGILKDENTLYKWDGGKQTIKEHEQDHTLASAVKYSVVWYFQRVAEQVGENRYHQYLKKLDYGNQDISGGLTTFWLSSSLKISPKEQITFLAKLYRNQLPVSKHALDTVKKILVLESSDNTVLSGKTGSASVDGINIGWYVGHLTKNGEEYVFATNLQAPGTDYKIDNVYSGLRTKEITLEMLKLK, via the coding sequence ATGCCTAACACCCATGTGTATGCTGCGACGTTGCACGACGAGGAAATTGCAAAAGGCTTTCGTGGTAGGCAAGCATGCTTTCTGCTCTATAATCTTACTAAAGACCGTTATGAAGTCACCTATGGCGGCGCGGTCTGTGATATGCAAATTTCACCCGCTTCTACCTTTAAAATCCCCAACAGTCTGATTGGCCTGGATTCAGGAATATTAAAGGATGAAAACACGCTGTATAAATGGGACGGGGGAAAACAAACCATCAAAGAGCATGAGCAGGATCATACTCTGGCCAGTGCTGTTAAATATTCTGTCGTCTGGTATTTTCAGCGCGTCGCAGAACAAGTAGGAGAAAACCGCTACCATCAGTACCTGAAAAAACTAGACTATGGAAACCAGGATATTTCTGGAGGGCTTACCACGTTCTGGCTTAGTAGTTCCTTGAAAATCAGCCCGAAGGAACAAATTACCTTTCTTGCAAAACTCTATCGCAACCAACTGCCAGTGTCTAAACATGCGTTAGATACCGTTAAAAAGATTCTTGTGCTCGAATCCTCTGATAATACTGTATTAAGCGGCAAAACAGGCTCTGCCAGTGTTGATGGTATCAATATTGGCTGGTATGTGGGGCATCTGACTAAAAATGGTGAAGAATATGTATTTGCAACCAATCTTCAAGCTCCAGGTACGGATTATAAGATTGATAATGTGTATTCAGGTCTGAGAACCAAAGAAATTACGTTGGAGATGCTTAAATTAAAATGA
- a CDS encoding transposase, with amino-acid sequence MLQSNPVLSGQEDLFRSRLDTMIFLSHRLVRLCGLVDWSGLESFYRQYYCADNGRPGYSIRLMCGLFLLREIEGVSDETVCERWEENPYWQGQCPQEI; translated from the coding sequence ATGTTGCAGTCAAATCCGGTATTGAGTGGTCAAGAAGATTTATTTCGCAGCCGCTTAGACACTATGATATTTCTGAGTCACCGTTTAGTACGTTTGTGTGGTTTGGTTGATTGGTCTGGGCTTGAGTCGTTTTACCGTCAGTATTATTGTGCTGATAATGGTCGCCCTGGTTATTCGATACGCCTAATGTGCGGTTTATTTTTATTGCGTGAGATTGAGGGTGTTTCTGACGAGACGGTTTGTGAGCGTTGGGAAGAAAATCCGTATTGGCAAGGGCAATGCCCACAAGAAATATGA
- a CDS encoding IS30 family transposase has translation MPNRVSIHQRPKHIDKRTTFGHWEGDLMSFCKGSQPILVLRERQTMFTLSKQLPSKKADDVANAILNLLTKIPQKARKPLTLDNGGEFTRHQLWGKALDIKTFFCAPYASWQKGGVENTNGRLRRDLPRKTNIHTYNKEDFNETMDNDNLTPRKKLNWITPNEAFLEKCQRFAPQT, from the coding sequence ATACCAAACAGAGTCTCTATCCATCAACGGCCCAAGCACATTGATAAGCGGACAACATTTGGTCACTGGGAAGGCGATTTGATGAGCTTCTGTAAGGGCTCTCAACCTATTCTGGTTCTCAGGGAAAGACAGACCATGTTTACCCTCAGCAAGCAATTGCCCAGTAAAAAGGCCGATGACGTTGCAAACGCAATCCTTAACCTGCTAACCAAAATACCTCAAAAAGCACGCAAGCCGTTGACTTTGGATAATGGTGGTGAATTTACCCGTCACCAGTTATGGGGTAAAGCACTGGACATCAAAACCTTCTTCTGCGCCCCATATGCATCATGGCAAAAGGGCGGCGTCGAGAATACCAATGGAAGACTGCGAAGAGACTTACCCAGAAAAACGAACATTCACACATACAACAAGGAGGATTTCAATGAAACCATGGATAACGATAACCTAACACCACGCAAAAAACTCAATTGGATAACTCCAAATGAGGCCTTCCTAGAAAAATGTCAGAGGTTTGCGCCTCAAACTTGA
- a CDS encoding flagellar basal body P-ring protein FlgI, translating into MSTGAGLVMPAQANVTTRIKDIVSVEGIRENMLVGYGMVVGLNGTGDNLKNSLFTQKQLEDFLTRLGVNIKGTNSLKTKNIAAVTVTASLPAFARQGGHIDIKVSTMGDAKSLEGGTLLATTLLGADGKVYAVAQGSVTIGGFEVHDTSGTKVSKGVPTNGFIANGAIVENEVDFDFNSLKSVNLSLRNPDVKTSKQIADVINKEMQQSVAFSRDPGTVNVALPESYQGKIMSLMDRIETLPITPDQVARIVVDEASGTIVMGEDVKIDTVAVAQGNLIIKVEDLDSYDYLGPFPEKLRKQRTVTATEPHGTEMALMDRGATLKDLVKGLNSLGLAPRDLITILQTIKASGALQADIEVR; encoded by the coding sequence ATGAGTACTGGTGCCGGTCTAGTGATGCCTGCACAGGCCAATGTAACCACTCGCATCAAAGACATTGTTAGTGTTGAGGGGATTCGTGAAAATATGCTAGTTGGCTATGGGATGGTCGTGGGTTTAAATGGTACAGGTGATAATCTAAAGAACTCCCTTTTCACCCAGAAGCAGCTGGAAGATTTCCTTACACGCTTGGGTGTGAATATTAAAGGGACCAATTCTCTCAAAACGAAAAACATTGCTGCCGTGACCGTAACGGCTAGCCTACCTGCATTTGCACGCCAAGGTGGGCATATTGATATCAAAGTCAGCACGATGGGCGATGCTAAAAGTTTGGAGGGAGGTACCCTGTTAGCGACGACGTTGCTTGGTGCTGATGGCAAGGTATATGCGGTAGCTCAAGGGTCGGTAACCATTGGCGGATTCGAAGTGCATGATACCTCAGGAACCAAAGTCAGTAAAGGGGTGCCTACCAATGGCTTTATCGCCAATGGTGCGATTGTTGAAAATGAAGTTGATTTTGATTTTAACAGCCTTAAATCAGTGAATTTGTCACTGCGTAATCCCGATGTTAAAACCTCAAAGCAAATTGCTGATGTGATTAATAAGGAGATGCAGCAAAGTGTTGCCTTCTCGCGTGATCCGGGTACGGTTAATGTCGCTTTACCAGAAAGTTATCAAGGTAAGATCATGTCACTTATGGATCGTATTGAAACCTTACCTATAACGCCAGATCAAGTGGCGCGCATTGTGGTGGACGAGGCTTCGGGAACCATTGTGATGGGTGAAGATGTAAAGATTGATACCGTAGCGGTCGCCCAGGGAAACCTGATTATCAAAGTAGAAGATTTAGATTCCTATGATTATCTTGGCCCATTTCCTGAAAAACTGCGCAAACAACGTACGGTGACGGCAACAGAACCACACGGTACAGAAATGGCGCTGATGGATAGGGGGGCTACCTTAAAAGATTTAGTTAAAGGTTTAAATTCTCTTGGACTTGCTCCACGTGATTTAATTACCATCTTGCAAACCATTAAGGCTTCAGGTGCTCTGCAAGCCGATATCGAGGTACGTTAA